The Etheostoma spectabile isolate EspeVRDwgs_2016 chromosome 9, UIUC_Espe_1.0, whole genome shotgun sequence DNA segment TAAGGTTGGCCACTTTTGTTTCACTGATATTTAATTCTAAAATGCTGTAGCACACAAAATGTATGTGTACATAcctataaattaaaaatataaaactcCATATCTATATTTAAaggtgtatttgttttatttattcatataataaaattaaacatcATTATTTTGTGTCAAATAAGAATGCCTTTCAAATGAAGAAATTGATacattgcttgtgttttgtatgtttcaTGTCTCTCAACAGCcaggcatatttttctcacacacacacacacacacacacacacacatatatatttcaTTCCTTCTTTACAGTTTCATCTGTTCAAGTAACCTGTTGTGAACTTGAAGGTATCTGTGTAACCAAAAATTCTCTGACAAAAGGCATACAGTAACAAATGTTTCAGCTCTTGTGTTTAAGCTGATAAAGAGCTCCATTTAAAGTAAAGTGCATCTGCCACTACagaaagtaaataaagtaaaaagcaTCCATTTAATCACACTGAGTAGAGGTCACTGcggtaaacttttttttttctttagaaatgtacTTTAACACAGCACAGAAAGATAATAAACCCTAGCAACAACTGAACACAGAATAAACTATGTCTTATGTTTCAGACCAAGTCTTGCGTTGCCCAGCCTGCAGTGTTTGAGGTGATGTTTTGTGAATCCAGGGGGCATGTTAGACTTGTTTGCTTCAGAAGCGGTAGGCCAGCTGCTCGGTGAATCTGAATGGCTTGGTTTCATTGACAGTACACAGCAGGTCTCTCATGCGGCGCGCACGGCGCTCCTCCAGCACCAACCGACGGGAGCGCTCTCGAGCCGCCTGCTGCTCCGCTCGCTTCTCCGCCTGTTTCCGCTTCAGCCACCTGAGGACGGGAAGAGGATGGAGAGCACCAGTGGCAATGTTACCCTTATGACAAAAGCACATGTGAAATGCAATCTTTCACAAGTGAAACTTTTCACATTGGATGTTGTGATTTCACATGTTAAACCAAATCtcaaatttataaaataacATGTTAATATTAAAATTCACATGTGAAAAGAGTCAACAAGTTTTTTAAACTTTGCATGTGACTTAACTTTACACATGTCAAGAGTTGTATTCCCATGTCAAGGTAACAATGTTTTGGCTTATAAGATGTACattctataaatatatataaaataaacatgtcatTTCAAAATTTGTGAACCAAATCTGACATTAGGAAATGGCATGTTCTTAACTTACTAATAATAACCAACTCCTTTTTTAGCAAGTACATTGTCCAATAGGCCTATGTCTATGgtcatattacaaaaaaacatattatagtattgtactgtatatatgaagATACAACATCAAGAGAGAAATACTGATACTGTGAGAGGTTGTGAAATTATTTGGCACTTAGAgctaacaaaaatataaaagtacaCTCACAGTTTGAAGGCACGTTCACAGTCCTCGCGGCTGCGTAGGAAGTAACCACTGTCCTCCTCGAGCCTCTTCAGATCCACCagctgtctctctttctgctgctgctcatGCTTCCTCTGAAGCCACAACCTGAAGGACTCCTCCGGGTCACTGGAGTCTTTCTGCACGAGCACGCAGAATTACATCGGGTAATAAAGTGGAAACAATGGCTAACATTTATTATAGCAATGTTTTTCAATTGCTCTGACTACTGCATTGATTTGCTTTtccttgtatttttttatgaattaggTTGGTTTTTCAGGATTATTTGCCTTAGAGCCATAGCCTTACCTTAGAATTCTTCCTCTCCATCTCCTGGGCTCGGTGGATCCTTCTCTCTTCCTGAAACTGCTCTTTCTTCCTCAGCAGCCAGGCCTTAAATGCCAGCTCGTTCTCTTgcctcttctgcttctcttcCTCCAGTTTTCTTTGTTCTTCCTGACATGGTAAGCAAGAGTGATTTAAAAAGTGTCTAAGACATTAACAAGCCTCAAATTGGAAAGGCTATTCTGTTGTTTTAATGTTAGATGTGCCACTTTTACTGGTAAGAGTCCAGAATGTCCAAACTTGTAATTAACATTTAACTATGTTCCTACCCCTCTGGCCAgcttctccttcctctcctggATCCTCTGCAGCAGCTCTTTCTGCTGGGGGGAGAGGGTGTAGGTGGCCTGGCAGGGTGTCCCGGTAGCAGACTGCACCCGCCGCTTGCTGCCTCTCATCTGGCTGCCTCTCTGGCTGTGGCTGGCTGAGCTGGGTCTGCTCTTGGACTGAGCTGGAGGTCTGGGGGCACGGAGGGGATCGATGCCCTGCTGGAAGCGAGAAGAGCCAGCGGCACGAGGACGCGGCGAGGAGGACCTGTGGGTCCTACTGGAGCTCACAGTCAGCTCCTGGTGACGTAGGGAGGAGTAGTCACTGTAGTTGTTTGCTATAAGAGGGAGAAGTCCTTGACTCTCCACCTCTTTCAGGCTGACCAGGTCAAACTTACCATCCTTTTCTACAAGGATTCTGCCCTCTTTCATCCCCCCCTCCCTGCTCTCCCCAGCCCTGCTAGCTTCTCTAGATCCTACACTTTCCTCCCGAGGGGAAAGTTTGAGCTCAGAAAGCTTCCTTGACACTTCAATCTCTGCATCTGAATCCTTGCTACCCTTTACCTCCTCCACCTCACTACTGTTTCCATCTTTCTCAAACTGCAGTGGAGGCACCACCAGGTCCACCAGCATctctttaaaatgtagcctCCTGTGCCTTGTCATATCTGGAGCTTCCTGGTCCTGCAGTTCCCGGTTAGCCTGCTGGATCTTCTCCTGAATGtacttcttctcctcttctgtcTGGTCATCCATCCCTGGAGGAGGTGGGACTATAGGTGATGACTTATTTGGGCTGTCTCCTTCTAAGTCATATTCTAATGGTTCCATAGGTGAGGGCCACCTCTCTTCATCTTCTTCCAAATCCTTTGTTTTCTTGCCTCTCTTGTCCTCCTTGTGGCTTTTtggcttctttttctttcctttctgtttCTTATCCTCCTCCAGTTCCTTGTCAATTTCTGCTTCTATGTCGTCATAGTTAGGATCCTGTGGAGCCAAAAAGCAGCAGACAAGCTGCATTTATTAATAAGGTTTGGAGGTAGATGAATGTGCAACATCATACTAATAGGCGTTCTGGTGGGATAACAGACATGGGTACGTGTGTTCATAAATATTGCATTCAGCAGTGGCACACAGTGAAAGTATGTCACTGTATGTTAACAGAGTTGGTTTCACATGCAAACGGTGATATGTGTCAGGCAGGACGGGTAACTTAACACTATTATGCTTTCAAAGCGCAGTGTCAGGGACCCATGCAGCACCCAGTCTGCAGTAAACAGAGCTGCACTCCAAACTTAGtttcacacaataaaacaaagaagcaggggggatttataaaataaaatttaaaaaaagagatgcaACTAGCCTGTCCAATGATCATATATAAACTGCTTACCTGGTCCTCACTCCGGCTTTCCTCACTGATCAGCCAGTCCAGATCCCTCTCAAAGTCATCCTCATATTCCTCCTGAGACTGTTTGCAAACCACCTCACTCATAATCTTCACTGGAAGAAGATCAGAGACACATTTTAGAGTACACAAGAGTATTACTACGGGCCAATTAAAAACAGTTTGTCAGTCTTTACACTTTAAATGTCAGTGCTGGACATGACAGTCACATTAAAGTAGATATtatgcaaataaaacacaatttaagACAACTAGGAATTTATGACTGTGTTGGAAATTGCATTCTAATGCGGGCATGACAGTAAATAATGGTTTATTTATCTTTACCGCTATATGGCCACCTCCTGACATCAAAGTGAGTATGAGCCAAAAGAGGTTGGATAAGTGGCAATGCTACACATCTTACTATATGACCTGTGTGACGTAATGCTTTGCGTACAGAAGAGTACAGATAAGGGTGGACAATCAAATTTCAAGCAAAATTATACCAAATTATACATTCAATTTAGTTGTTGTGTCCCACGGATTGAAGAGCACCTGAGTTTTTGGATTATTGTGGCATCAATTCCCACACATTGTGTACACTGGACGGTATTCATGTTGGGAATTTTTCGTCACCTACTGGACAGAAACCACTATTACAGGGTTACCAGTAActatttatcttgtttttgtttgtcccaAAAAACGCCCTCTGCTCTGCTGACATGTAGGTTATGTTTACAGTAGCCATAGTTCTGTGATTTCACTGGCTACATTACAGAGTTAACCATGATCCTGTTGGTTTTGCTCTGTCTGCGGgctataaaaacaaacaagacgCCGACAGAATTAAGAGGCTGATTTGTAAGGCACAGTTCACGCCTATAGGAATCAATGTAATCTGAATATTTTGGCTACTGGGAGTAGAAATTTGAGGCTACATAGTTGTTAGTAAACTCACCACCAGAAGAAGCTTGCGTAGTATTACTGGCGAGTTAAAAGCGGTGAAAGAACACATCCAGCCGTGTTGTTTTGTGACTATCACTTCATCTAACTGGCCCACATAGTGCCTGGCAGTCTGCGAACAACACCTGTGCACATAATCTGCCTCTAGTCCGTCTGCAGCCCTAAAAGGTTTAATAGACCCGTCGTCATAGAGACCTACATCGCGCTTTACCACATGCGCATGCGCACACTACTCGCTTACAACTAATAAAATCTCCATGCACACTATAAAGAAGAGAAAACAGGTATCTGTTCccgaaacaaacaaaacaaaaaaaagatcttaatAATTGTTAAGGGAACTTTAAGAGtttactataaaaaaataaaggtcaCTGCCTGTGATATTCATTTGACACATGAACAGTTTCAGACAGTAGCCTACACATTAGGAGATTTAGAATTTATAAAATTACGAgaatgaaagtgttttttttttggcacgcacgagatttaaaacatttaactaAAATTGGTTTGCCCACGCTCtaactgcaaaagaaaacaatttttgaaaaaaatatattatataatgtcCCCAATAAAAATGGCCCCAAAGACCATGCATTTAGTGTCAGCTGGATTGTGGCAATTAGATGTATTGCTTATTTGTTTGAGAGTGTGCAATGcttaaacacttaaaataaaataataaaggccttaaatgaGTATTGCATTATTACTTCTCTTGTAGAGAGATTGTtgcagacaaaaaagaaaaaaaagaaaaaaaagagatacagtaatacaaaaaataatactaaaTGATGGATGAAACAAATTATCTGTGACGATTAAAAAATGAGGCACTATATAATTCACCAAAGTTTTGAATTCATGTATAATCTTATGTATAACCAAGTTATCACAAACGTGGCTCCTATTGAGTTCAATCTAGACGACAGCACAACAGTGTCAATTACTTTATTTCGGACATATATTCCATAGTCCAGAAAACTACAAGATAAAATAAAcgtaaataaaacataatatttaaaaactatttgaaGTTGATAATGCTCAAATCTTTAACAATGCTTTATGGACAAACTGTACTGCACgtttaaacaataaatatatgaCATTCTGGTCGGAGTATAGTTCATGTTCTGTATGTTGTATCTACACTCGTTTTAAGATTGGGGAAGTcaatcattcaattcaatttttcaattttatttatagtatcaattcataacaagagttatctcgagacacttaacagatagagtaggtctagaacacactccagaatcatgtaacacacaaaacagaagCACGTGAGTTCGTCTTCATTGGAAAGTACAAAATTCGGAACATTTGAGGGGTCTGCGAATGCAACATTTCTTTAAGGCGCAATGCATTTTGGGTCTTGGTGTTCGCTTCATCCTTTTGCCCAGCACATAGCTCATAGGTGGAGCTCGACGAAGAACAGCATTTCCCGTGTTGCCTCTGTCACTACCTGGGAACTACATACTACACGCCCCTTGACTCGACGCACGACTGATAGCACGTAGGCAAAACTTCTGAATTTTTGAGTAGCTAATACATTCACGTTCATTGCTAACGTCCGGTACGCACCGAGAAACCAGCTGTTCTCCTACAAATGGCAACAGTTGTCTTTTGTTCAGTGAACAAAACGGCACAGATCACCGCGAGACGatgtttgttttcacatttaaaaggaCTTGCTAGTTCAGGAGAGTCACGTCTGCCGTTATACTGCACTCACAGCCCGTCAGGGACTTCCCTTGCAGGTAAAATATGGTTTTCCAGGGGTTACAGCGTACGGTTCACGTCCCATGGGACCGCAGGCAGAGCCGCAACCGGGCGAACCAGAAGGGGAGCCCTGGTGCTAATTGGAGCCGCAGCAGTAACAGCAGCAGCGGCGGTAGCGGGGGTTTTAGCCAACGCTAACCACTTCCAGCGTGCTGAAATGGCAACCAAAGTATCTCAAGCCGCGAAGGAGACTGAGCAAGAGGGGGATATCTTGGAGAGATGCCGGGGGTTCATGTCTCCTCCAGTGACCGACATCGGTGTGCTGCAGGAGAGGAAAGGGGAGATGCGTACGAGGATGGAGATGTTGATCATGGAGACGCAGGCTGCCTTTTGCAACGCCCTGGAGGAGGTGGACGGTGGGAAGTTCAAGGTGGACCGGTGGCAGAGGAATGAAGGTGAGGGAGGCCCTCCTGATATGGTTATGAGACTGAAACTGCAGAGCTCAGTGTGGAGCAGCTGCAGAACAGATCCGTGTTCATCGTGGCCATAATGCTTAAGGTGTTATGAGGCTCTTGGGGTATTTGAGTTTCAAGCCTGCTGCATATTTTTGTGCTGAAAGCAACATGGTCAGAGATGCATGCAAGAAACGGGCATAAACTGGCAAAAAGTCTAATCTGCCAGGAAACAACCTAACTCGCATCTCTTACAGTGTATTCCATTATTGACCATGTATGTGTCAGGTGGCGGAGGAATCAGCTGTGTGATGCAAGATGGAAAGGTGTTTGAGAAGGCAGGGGTCAATGTATCAGTGGTGTCCGGACACCTGACCGAGGAGGCTGCCAGACAGATGAGGAGCAGAGGGAAAGTCCTCAAAGGGAAAGATGGTAAGTTTTGTTAAGTTGATTTTTGTATGCACACTTAAAACTTTATATAGCTCTTCAAGAGGTGTGGTAATCTACATTCAGAGTAATATGTGATGGATACagttttatgtatttcatgCTCCGTTTTTTCTCAGGTAAGCTGCCATTTTGTGCCATGGGTGTAAGCTCTGTTATCCACCCCAAGAACCCCCACATCCCCACAGTTCACTTCAACTACAGATACTTTGAGATCGAAGAGGAAGATGGTGAGTGTCAGTTCTTGACGTCAGCAGCTGTGTCTTGGTGTCACTGACACGAGGGATTgagtgaataaatgaatgaatgaatgaatgaatgaatgataacccgtgtgtgtgtgtgtgtgtgtgtgtgtgtgtgtgtgtgtgtgtgtgtgtgtgtgtgtgtgtgtgtgtgtgtgtgtgtgtgtgtgtgtgtgtgtgtgtgtgtgtgtgtgtgtgtgtgtgtgtgtgtgtgtgtgtgtgttaggcacCAAGCAGTGGTGGTTTGGTGGCGGCACAGACCTGACTCCAGTTTATATTAATAAAGAAGATGCATTTCACTTCCACAACACCCTGAAGGAGGCCTGTGACAAGCACCACCCGCAGTACTATCCAGACTTCAAGAAATGGTACAGTTTGACACAAGATTAGTCCTACATTTGTGAAACTCCACATATTTGTATAACCCAGAACATACACATGTGTAGGTCTGATTTGTGTATGTAGATTGCAATGGGCGTATCCTCAATAtgggatgatgatgataagAAAAAGTCTCTGCCTGAAATCTTCAGTTGCAGAAAAACCGTTGAGCCCTGACGTAAGCCAGTGACTGACCATTTGGGGGAAGGGTGTGGTTTAGCTAATGTGGCTTGTAATAAGTACATTTTGTCAActtaatttgaatttaaatctAAAAGGAATATTTAGGCATTTTgagaaatatatttatttgctttcttgccaagagttagataagAATATTGATATCATATCTGTCTATTAGAAATAAAGCTAGAGACAATAGCTGGTTAGTATGGGCTGAGCAAACATGAGAGTACATTTTAAGTCTCATTTGAATTATCTTAAAAACTgccactatatatatatatatatatatatatatatatatattataatagattatgaatatatatatatacacaatatatatatgtgtgtggtatatatatataatatgggGCGCGTTTGTAAAGCAGCTCGGCTGAAAATAACagaacatttgtcacatttagctttaaataatgtttaaataaactggtatgaaatttgagggtcactttcttgcacatttacaacaaaattgtcaacttggaaatatttaaatagttaaatcccaatattaaatgttacacctaaatgttaaatgttaatcatatgctaaatctaaatgttaaatctaaatctaaatgtaaatctaaatctaaatgttaaatctaaatctaaatgttaaatctaaatattaaatctaaataaaatgtaaatctaaatctaaatctaaatgttaatctaaatattaaactaaatctaaatgtaaatctaaatctaatgttaaatctaaatattaaatctaatctaactgttaaatcaaatctaaatgttaatctaaatctaatctaaatgtaatctaatataaatctaaatctaaaagttaaatctaaatctaaatgttaaatcaatctaatctaaatgttaaatctaaatgtttcgggtgaaactaatatttagctaatatgcaaattaatgtcggtaaccggaagtaccaaaataaaagctcggaGGTCAgtgtgtttatagtgtcaaataacgataaaaatcctctcatcgggagatatggactcttgaacttggataaccgtgaaaataactactaaaataataaacacgagtggggaaaactgtatttgaagagtactttgagtttttagtgtcacttttatgaatggtgtgggaattatagccacagccagccacgggggggtcactttgactggtctgtcacgttcgcttgcattaacgtctagcaagagcctatccccgcccgcccccacAAGACActgacaagacactgcgaaatgtccaacgaatcagcgttagcgagaacatcggcagagccgtcctgtGGCGTGTACAAACTTATTAAACAGCAACAGCGACAGCCTAGGGCACCGCAggcacctcggtaagcatgttttccaaatcaggagctagcattgtcttgttgtcaaggtagtagcaaatctctactggctagcaccgttagctagtttagttaagttagccttgaacaacagggttgctagctccgtgatttggaaaacatgcttaccgaggtggcctgcggtggccctgaggcggGTGCTGTCGCtgtgaataagtttgttcagccaccaggacggctctgccgatgttctcggctaacgctgattcgttagacattacgcagagtgaccatggccaacagtgccgtgccttgtcgggggcgggggATAgactcttgctgaccttaatgcaagcgaacgtgacagaccagtcaaagtgagcccccccgtggcGGCTATAGTGGctttaattcccacaccattcataaaagtgacactaaaaactaaagtactctcaaatacagttttccccaactgtgtttatattttaggtagttattttacGGTtaccaagttcaagagtccatctCCGTGAGAGGATTATATTCGTttattgacactataaacatacactgacctcctcgagcttttattttgtacttcggttaccgacattaatttgcatattagctaataTTTAGTTCACCGaaacattagatttaacatttagatttaatttagatttaacatttagatttagatttaacatttagatttagatttaatatttagatttaacatttagattagatttagattaacatttagatttagattaatatttagatttaacattagattagattacatttagattagatttaatatagatttaaattagatttagatttagatttaacatttagatttagatttaacatttagatttaacatttagatttagattgcatatagatttaaccttaggtaacatttaatatttggattaactatttaaaatatttccaaggtGACAAATTGTTgtaatgtgcaagaaagtgaccctcaaaattcataccagttattaaacattatttaagctaaagtgacaaaatgttgctgttatttcagcacgagccgctttacaaacggcgccccaattatacacacatatatatatatatgtgtgtgtatgtatgtatgtatggtgtgtgtggtg contains these protein-coding regions:
- the ccdc181 gene encoding coiled-coil domain-containing protein 181 isoform X2, with translation MSEVVCKQSQEEYEDDFERDLDWLISEESRSEDQDPNYDDIEAEIDKELEEDKKQKGKKKKPKSHKEDKRGKKTKDLEEDEERWPSPMEPLEYDLEGDSPNKSSPIVPPPPGMDDQTEEEKKYIQEKIQQANRELQDQEAPDMTRHRRLHFKEMLVDLVVPPLQFEKDGNSSEVEEVKGSKDSDAEIEVSRKLSELKLSPREESVGSREASRAGESREGGMKEGRILVEKDGKFDLVSLKEVESQGLLPLIANNYSDYSSLRHQELTVSSSRTHRSSSPRPRAAGSSRFQQGIDPLRAPRPPAQSKSRPSSASHSQRGSQMRGSKRRVQSATGTPCQATYTLSPQQKELLQRIQERKEKLARGEEQRKLEEEKQKRQENELAFKAWLLRKKEQFQEERRIHRAQEMERKNSKKDSSDPEESFRLWLQRKHEQQQKERQLVDLKRLEEDSGYFLRSREDCERAFKLWLKRKQAEKRAEQQAARERSRRLVLEERRARRMRDLLCTVNETKPFRFTEQLAYRF
- the ccdc181 gene encoding coiled-coil domain-containing protein 181 isoform X1, whose translation is MCSFTAFNSPVILRKLLLVIMSEVVCKQSQEEYEDDFERDLDWLISEESRSEDQDPNYDDIEAEIDKELEEDKKQKGKKKKPKSHKEDKRGKKTKDLEEDEERWPSPMEPLEYDLEGDSPNKSSPIVPPPPGMDDQTEEEKKYIQEKIQQANRELQDQEAPDMTRHRRLHFKEMLVDLVVPPLQFEKDGNSSEVEEVKGSKDSDAEIEVSRKLSELKLSPREESVGSREASRAGESREGGMKEGRILVEKDGKFDLVSLKEVESQGLLPLIANNYSDYSSLRHQELTVSSSRTHRSSSPRPRAAGSSRFQQGIDPLRAPRPPAQSKSRPSSASHSQRGSQMRGSKRRVQSATGTPCQATYTLSPQQKELLQRIQERKEKLARGEEQRKLEEEKQKRQENELAFKAWLLRKKEQFQEERRIHRAQEMERKNSKKDSSDPEESFRLWLQRKHEQQQKERQLVDLKRLEEDSGYFLRSREDCERAFKLWLKRKQAEKRAEQQAARERSRRLVLEERRARRMRDLLCTVNETKPFRFTEQLAYRF
- the cpox gene encoding oxygen-dependent coproporphyrinogen-III oxidase, mitochondrial, giving the protein MATVVFCSVNKTAQITARRCLFSHLKGLASSGESRLPLYCTHSPSGTSLAGKIWFSRGYSVRFTSHGTAGRAATGRTRRGALVLIGAAAVTAAAAVAGVLANANHFQRAEMATKVSQAAKETEQEGDILERCRGFMSPPVTDIGVLQERKGEMRTRMEMLIMETQAAFCNALEEVDGGKFKVDRWQRNEGGGGISCVMQDGKVFEKAGVNVSVVSGHLTEEAARQMRSRGKVLKGKDGKLPFCAMGVSSVIHPKNPHIPTVHFNYRYFEIEEEDGTKQWWFGGGTDLTPVYINKEDAFHFHNTLKEACDKHHPQYYPDFKKWCDRYFYIRHRGETRGIGGIFFDDLDSPSQEEAFNFVQSCARTVVPCYLPIVYKHLNDFFTDENKGWQQVRRGRYVEFNLVYDRGVKFGLATPGSRIESILMSLPLTARWEYMHEPAKGTMEAEMLEVLRNPKEWV